Proteins from a single region of Thiomicrorhabdus sp. Kp2:
- a CDS encoding MFS transporter, with amino-acid sequence MNNVPPKNATILLCNRQFYPLFWVQFLGAFNDNLFKNAMVMLITFKLTDSATDTGLLITLAAGLFILPFFVFSSFAGQIADHYPKSFLIKKIKLAEILIMLLGAMALLSQDLWLLFITLFLMGSQSAFFGPIKYSILPEILNDKHLMKGNGLFSGSTFLAILIGTIVGGMGVLLDDGLWIMAGLVVFIAILGYLFSLFVVPTKPFDKSLKIDWNWFKSTYQIVQESRTHKVAFFSVLAISWFWFIGAVMLSQIPALVKYDLHADDGVVMLFLTLFSIGIAIGSALIGRLMPVHSHIKWHWVLLLGISVMLFLTVWSISADNQKAAISLNVSHETLFTVTEFITHFPSSLSLVFLAILAVLGGMYIVPLYTLLQTHTPGLLRARMVAVNNIMNALLMVLSALLIMIGFSFDFSLLEMLMLLAIFNLMVVMVLYRNRFKANR; translated from the coding sequence ATGAATAACGTACCCCCAAAAAACGCTACTATTTTGTTATGTAATCGTCAATTTTATCCTCTGTTTTGGGTGCAATTTTTAGGCGCTTTTAACGACAATCTATTTAAAAATGCGATGGTGATGCTTATCACCTTTAAGCTGACTGATTCCGCAACCGATACAGGACTTTTGATTACCCTAGCGGCAGGTCTTTTTATTTTACCTTTTTTTGTCTTCTCTTCTTTTGCTGGCCAAATTGCTGACCATTACCCTAAAAGTTTCCTGATTAAAAAGATTAAATTGGCTGAGATTTTAATTATGCTTTTAGGTGCAATGGCTTTATTGAGCCAAGACCTGTGGTTACTGTTTATCACGCTGTTTTTGATGGGATCACAATCGGCATTTTTTGGCCCCATTAAATATTCCATTTTGCCTGAGATATTGAATGATAAGCACCTTATGAAGGGCAATGGCCTGTTTAGTGGCTCAACCTTTCTGGCGATATTAATCGGTACCATTGTGGGGGGCATGGGTGTTTTATTAGACGATGGCTTGTGGATTATGGCAGGCCTGGTAGTTTTTATTGCCATTTTAGGGTACTTGTTTAGCCTGTTTGTTGTGCCAACTAAACCGTTTGATAAGAGCTTAAAAATAGATTGGAACTGGTTTAAAAGCACTTATCAAATCGTTCAAGAGAGCCGCACTCATAAGGTTGCGTTTTTTTCGGTATTAGCCATTTCCTGGTTCTGGTTTATTGGTGCGGTTATGCTCAGTCAAATACCCGCATTGGTCAAATATGACCTGCACGCAGACGATGGTGTCGTGATGCTGTTTTTAACCCTGTTTTCAATCGGTATTGCTATCGGTTCGGCTTTAATAGGGCGTTTAATGCCCGTTCATTCTCATATTAAATGGCATTGGGTTTTGTTGTTAGGTATTTCCGTGATGCTGTTTTTAACCGTGTGGAGCATTTCTGCAGATAATCAGAAAGCAGCCATTTCATTAAATGTTTCACATGAAACATTGTTCACAGTCACTGAATTTATTACCCACTTTCCATCCAGTTTATCTCTAGTGTTTCTAGCCATTTTAGCGGTATTAGGCGGTATGTATATTGTGCCTTTATACACGCTTTTGCAAACGCATACACCAGGCCTGCTACGTGCTAGAATGGTGGCGGTAAATAACATTATGAATGCACTGTTAATGGTGTTGTCGGCACTCTTAATAATGATTGGTTTCTCTTTTGATTTCAGTTTATTAGAGATGTTGATGTTATTAGCCATCTTCAATTTGATGGTGGTCATGGTTTTATATCGCAATCGGTTTAAAGCAAATAGGTAA
- a CDS encoding zf-HC2 domain-containing protein: MNHSIETYQLHAYIDGELSRDEAIEVEKALEIDPELRAQLEEFNLVKNKVRLAYTTDIPQTNSDSINKQNLTNDKGWVFPKAAVASLFFGLLLGAGLLKVYTVNHSLSPAIEQDRPANYLVHLDSDSIEKQLQALIEIESLLESAATDVKVELISNSDGIQLFDINNPNSAELNRLLEKYDNLALLACKRALERAKQSGKPINIMPQVKHDMPAIDTVVNRLNSGWNYIKI; encoded by the coding sequence TAGATGGTGAACTGAGCCGAGATGAGGCCATTGAAGTAGAAAAAGCGTTAGAAATCGACCCTGAATTACGTGCCCAATTAGAAGAGTTTAACCTGGTAAAAAATAAGGTACGTTTGGCTTATACAACAGATATTCCTCAAACCAATAGTGACAGCATAAATAAACAAAATTTGACCAATGATAAAGGTTGGGTTTTTCCTAAAGCAGCGGTAGCGTCTCTATTTTTTGGATTACTACTTGGTGCAGGCCTATTGAAGGTTTACACAGTTAACCATAGCTTGAGTCCCGCTATCGAGCAGGATAGGCCAGCCAACTATTTAGTCCATTTAGATTCAGATTCAATAGAAAAACAGCTTCAGGCACTTATAGAGATTGAGAGTTTGTTGGAATCCGCTGCCACTGATGTAAAAGTGGAGTTAATATCGAATTCTGATGGCATACAACTGTTTGATATCAATAACCCAAATAGTGCTGAATTAAACCGACTGCTTGAGAAGTACGATAATTTAGCTTTGCTTGCTTGCAAAAGGGCTTTAGAGCGCGCTAAACAAAGTGGTAAACCAATTAATATCATGCCGCAGGTTAAGCACGATATGCCTGCTATTGATACGGTGGTTAATAGGTTAAATTCTGGTTGGAATTACATCAAAATATAA